In one window of Dermochelys coriacea isolate rDerCor1 chromosome 3, rDerCor1.pri.v4, whole genome shotgun sequence DNA:
- the ENTPD6 gene encoding ectonucleoside triphosphate diphosphohydrolase 6, which produces MEAMKIPKLFYGLGIFACVAIYVVYIKWHLDSKPISAIIEGATESRRDKLDHQTLTTDHAVFYGIMFDAGSTGTRIHIFKFTQKSKETPKLTHETFKALKPGLSAYADDVDKSAQGIQELLEVAKDEVPMELWKFTPLVLKATAGLRLLPGDKAQKLLDKVKEIFQASPFFVRDDCVSIMNGTDEGRLNF; this is translated from the exons ATGGAAGCCATGAAGATACCAAAACTGTTCTATGGTTTGGGGATTTTTGCATGTGTAGCTATTTATGTGGTTTATATAAAATGGCATTTGGACTCCAAACCAATCTCGGCTATAATAGAAGGTGCTACTGAAAGTAGGAGAGACAAACTAGACCATCAGACTTTGACGACTGATCATGCAGTGTTCTATGGAATTATGTTTGATGCTGGAAGCACTGGAACtagaatacatatttttaaatttacacagAAATCAAAAG AGACTCCCAAATTAACCCATGAAACATTTAAAGCACTGAAGCCAGGACTCTCTGCTTATGCTGATGATGTTGATAAG AGTGCTCAGGGGATACAAGAACTTCTAGAAGTTGCTAAGGATGAGGTTCCTATGGAGTTGTGGAAGTTTACTCCTTTGGTCCTTAAAGCAACAGCTGGTTTACGGCTGTTGCCAGGAGATAAAGCTCAGAAGTTGCTAGATAag GTAAAAGAAATTTTCCAGGCATCTCCTTTCTTTGTAAGGGATGACTGTGTCTCCATAATGAATGGAACTGATGAAGGTAGGCTGAATTTCTGA